Proteins encoded in a region of the Zea mays cultivar B73 chromosome 2, Zm-B73-REFERENCE-NAM-5.0, whole genome shotgun sequence genome:
- the pht13 gene encoding phosphate transporter protein 13, giving the protein MLIESRQMVRRQLRVLSALDVARTQLYHFMAIVIAGMGFFTDAYDFFSISLVIDLISFQYYDGHMRSAVKAAINGIALCGALPGQLVFGWLGDKMGRKRIYGVTLVLMVVTSLASGLSFSKRRGKNVVTVLCFFRFWLGVSIGGDYPLSATIMSEYANKRRRGAFIAAVFAMQGFGNLAAGIVGMVVSAAFTNSAPSNADFVWRIVLMFGAVPATLTYYWRMKMPETARYTALVAKDAKKVASDMSAVLNMHIVPEDEAVYELARHDQYGLFSAEFLRRHGAHLVGTSMCWLALDITFYSLNLFMKDFFTKVRLLGAPHQGDEPFKRMVHTTAMHTILVLSFSLPGYFFSVAFVDRIGRVRIQLLGFAMMSAFILCLAIPYDHWTDDKNNKYGFAVMYGLTSFFANFGPNTTTFIIPAEIFPARLRSTCHGISGAFGKLGAIIGVFAFVYAEKHNNNRSMLFALVGCNLVGLVFTLLLPESKGKALEEISGEMEEQHPEQDAAAVAAAEYVNVVPV; this is encoded by the exons ATGCTCATCGAGAGCCGCCAAATGGTTCGCAGGCAGCTGAGAGTGCTGTCCGCTCTGGATGTGGCCAGGACGCAGCTCTACCATTTCATGGCGATCGTAATCGCCGGCATGGGTTTCTTCACCGACGCGTACGACTTCTTCTCCATCTCCCTTGTCATCGACCTGATCTCGTTCCAGTACTACGATGGACACATGCGGAGCGCTGTCAAAGCCGCCATCAACGGCATCGCCCTGTGCGGCGCCTTGCCGGGGCAGCTCGTCTTCGGCTGGCTCGGAGACAAGATGGGCCGCAAGCGCATCTACGGCGTCACGCTGGTGCTCATGGTGGTCACCTCCCTCGCGTCCGGCCTCTCCTTCAGCAAGCGCCGTGGGAAGAACGTGGTCACCGTGCTCTGCTTCTTCCGTTTCTGGCTCGGCGTCAGCATCGGCGGCGATTACCCGCTCTCGGCCACCATCATGTCCGAGTACGCCAACAAGAGGAGGCGCGGCGCCTTCATCGCCGCTGTGTTCGCCATGCAG GGTTTTGGCAACCTCGCAGCAGGGATCGTAGGCATGGTGGTGTCGGCCGCTTTTACGAACAGTGCTCCATCCAACGCCGACTTCGTCTGGCGAATAGTTCTCATGTTCGGCGCCGTACCGGCTACCCTCACCTACTACTGGCGCATGAAAATGCCCGAGACGGCGCGGTACACTGCCCTAGTCGCCAAGGACGCCAAGAAGGTAGCCTCCGACATGTCCGCCGTCCTCAACATGCACATCGTCCCGGAGGACGAAGCAGTGTACGAGCTCGCCCGGCACGATCAGTACGGTCTGTTCTCGGCGGAGTTCCTACGACGCCATGGCGCCCACCTCGTCGGCACCAGCATGTGCTGGCTTGCTCTGGACATCACCTTCTACTCGCTCAACCTGTTCATGAAGGACTTCTTCACCAAGGTTCGGTTGCTTGGAGCTCCGCACCAGGGCGACGAGCCGTTCAAGAGAATGGTTCATACAACTGCAATGCATACGATCCTCGTGCTCTCCTTCTCGCTACCGGGGTATTTCTTCTCCGTTGCGTTCGTCGACCGCATTGGCCGTGTCAGGATCCAGCTGCTAGGGTTTGCCATGATGTCTGCCTTCATACTCTGCCTCGCTATCCCTTATGATCACTGGACTGATGATAAAAACAATAAGTACGGATTCGCTGTAATGTACGGCCTCACCAGCTTCTTCGCCAATTTCGGTCCCAACACCACGACATTCATAATCCCAGCGGAGATCTTCCCGGCACGGCTACGTTCGACATGCCACGGCATATCTGGGGCATTCGGTAAGCTCGGCGCCATAATTGGCGTGTTTGCCTTCGTTTACGCCGAAAAACATAACAACAACCGAAGCATGCTGTTCGCCTTGGTTGGGTGCAACCTTGTTGGCCTTGTGTTTACGCTCCTCTTGCCGGAGTCCAAGGGGAAGGCACTGGAGGAGATCAGCGGAGAGATGGAGGAACAGCACCCGGAACAGGACGCGGCAGCTGTTGCTGCGGCGGAGTATGTAAATGTGGTGCCTGTTTAG